A part of Streptomyces sp. NBC_01497 genomic DNA contains:
- a CDS encoding ABC transporter ATP-binding protein: MTSIDVHDLSKVYGRTHAVDGLTFSVRPGRVTGFLGPNGAGKSTTMRLVLGLDRPSSGTATVGGRPYAGYAQPMREVGAMLDAGAVHGSRTARNHLRALAASNGIAERRVEEVLEQAGIASVAGRRIRTFSLGMRQRLGVAAALLGDPAVLMLDEPSNGLDPEGIVWIRGLLRGLAGEGRTVLVSSHLMSETSVLADHLVVLGRGRLLADVSLREFVAARGGPRVRLRTTDDTRLRSLLRDQGLSAVREEDGRWIVEGAPLAELGALAAGEAIPLLELSDDAATLEQAYLDLTAEATEYASAAPHQPRGV, translated from the coding sequence ATGACCAGCATCGACGTGCACGATCTCAGCAAGGTGTACGGCCGGACCCACGCCGTGGACGGCCTCACGTTCAGCGTGCGCCCGGGTCGGGTCACCGGGTTCCTCGGCCCCAACGGCGCCGGCAAGTCCACGACCATGCGTCTCGTGCTCGGCCTCGACCGACCCTCGTCCGGCACCGCGACGGTGGGCGGCCGGCCCTACGCCGGGTACGCGCAGCCGATGCGGGAAGTGGGCGCCATGCTCGACGCGGGAGCCGTCCACGGCTCCCGCACCGCGCGCAACCACCTTCGCGCGCTCGCGGCGAGCAATGGCATCGCCGAGCGCCGGGTGGAGGAGGTGCTGGAGCAAGCGGGCATCGCGAGCGTCGCGGGCCGCCGGATCAGGACGTTCTCGCTGGGGATGCGGCAGCGGCTCGGCGTGGCGGCGGCTCTGCTCGGTGACCCGGCGGTGCTGATGCTGGACGAGCCGTCCAACGGCCTGGACCCCGAAGGCATCGTCTGGATCAGGGGACTGCTGCGCGGCCTTGCGGGGGAAGGTCGCACGGTCCTCGTGTCGAGCCATCTGATGAGCGAGACCTCCGTGCTCGCGGACCATCTCGTGGTGCTCGGAAGGGGCAGGCTCCTCGCGGACGTCTCCTTGCGGGAGTTCGTTGCCGCGCGGGGCGGACCCAGGGTCAGGTTGCGCACCACCGACGACACCCGGTTGAGGAGCCTCCTGCGGGACCAGGGCCTCAGCGCCGTACGGGAGGAGGACGGGCGCTGGATCGTGGAGGGTGCGCCCCTCGCCGAACTCGGGGCCCTCGCCGCGGGCGAGGCCATCCCCCTTCTCGAACTGTCCGACGACGCCGCCACGCTGGAGCAGGCGTACCTGGACCTCACCGCGGAGGCGACCGAGTACGCGTCGGCGGCTCCTCATCAGCCCCGAGGGGTATGA
- a CDS encoding ABC transporter permease — protein MTLSTAAHAEWIKIRSTRSLVWSLIVVLASTAGVTAQTCATLGTSLKEPGFDPLFSSYSGLNFGQLAASVFAALAVAGEYRSGAIHTSLVAVPRRGMFYSAKLGVVAGLALLVGLITSLASFLAGQAFIRHENGALALGLGDPGALRAVFGCAVYFALVAVFSAGLAALLRSVVGALCVLVPLYLLVPFIFSQTADGPAVADFLPDHAGRQILLQDPTGPGGAWGGTAILAAWSAAAALAGWLALRSRDA, from the coding sequence ATGACACTGTCCACCGCTGCCCATGCCGAATGGATCAAGATCCGCTCGACCCGTTCCCTGGTCTGGTCCCTGATCGTCGTCCTCGCCAGCACGGCGGGCGTGACGGCCCAGACGTGTGCCACGCTCGGGACGAGTCTCAAGGAGCCCGGCTTCGATCCGCTGTTCTCCTCCTACAGCGGCCTCAACTTCGGCCAGCTCGCGGCAAGCGTGTTCGCCGCGCTCGCGGTGGCCGGCGAATACCGGAGCGGAGCCATCCATACCTCCCTCGTGGCGGTGCCGCGACGTGGGATGTTCTACAGCGCGAAGCTCGGCGTGGTCGCCGGGCTCGCGCTCCTTGTCGGGCTGATCACCAGCCTGGCGTCGTTCCTTGCCGGGCAGGCATTCATCAGACACGAGAACGGCGCCCTCGCGTTGGGCCTCGGCGACCCGGGAGCGTTGCGCGCGGTGTTCGGCTGCGCCGTGTACTTCGCACTCGTCGCCGTGTTCTCCGCCGGGCTCGCCGCGCTGCTGCGGAGCGTTGTAGGAGCACTGTGCGTGCTCGTGCCGCTGTACCTGCTCGTCCCGTTCATCTTCTCGCAGACGGCGGACGGACCGGCGGTGGCGGACTTCCTGCCCGATCACGCCGGCCGGCAGATCCTGCTCCAGGATCCGACGGGCCCAGGCGGGGCGTGGGGCGGCACGGCGATACTCGCGGCGTGGTCGGCGGCAGCGGCCCTCGCGGGATGGCTGGCCCTCAGAAGCAGAGACGCATGA